A part of Rhopalosiphum maidis isolate BTI-1 chromosome 3, ASM367621v3, whole genome shotgun sequence genomic DNA contains:
- the LOC113557669 gene encoding uncharacterized protein LOC113557669, which yields MKLLEDIYETVAPMLTKKGKLRSPLLPPAKKLRDVLGTGSVDKGLSRPEMVDVGTDTVLTPNWGESEQERRKKESSKRRAAKAGARGSSAVENHADTGADSAMETDGEGWREVVGRKATAAPHSGRAMGLPIPMRTGAKFRAKPPAVLVKVAAGSSYADTVRAVRNNSEVNLVELGAQVTGMRKTRDGHLLVELAKGAGSVVAAQKLSSAIATRLGDAVGGVSQLSQFTVVEIVDLDAVTTEGEVLSALRAAIPGSEDDQAANCERQAVQITGLWSTRSGQQIATARMTRASAAIVTRVPIGWTMCRVRPRRPEPEKCFRCHGFGHLSDNCSGPDLSLNCRRCGEPGHELKDCLADKDRCVACERAGIERFEHKPGSGMCKARKEALKLLAGHNSQAQSWREASGDGSRSKQ from the coding sequence ATGAAGTTGCTTGAAGATATCTATGAGACCGTGGCTCCGATGCTAACAAAAAAGGGTAAATTGAGATCACCACTTCTCCCCCCAGCTAAGAAATTGAGAGATGTACTAGGGACCGGCTCAGTGGACAAGGGCCTCAGCAGGCCGGAGATGGTGGACGTCGGAACTGACACCGTTCTGACTCCTAATTGGGGGGAGAGCGAGCAGGAGCGCCGGAAGAAGGAGTCGTCAAAACGTCGCGCAGCCAAGGCAGGTGCACGGGGGTCATCAGCGGTGGAAAATCATGCCGATACTGGAGCTGATTCGGCGATGGAGACGGATGGCGAAGGGTGGAGGGAAGTTGTTGGCAGGAAAGCAACTGCAGCTCCGCACAGTGGAAGAGCAATGGGCCTTCCTATACCTATGAGGACTGGGGCGAAGTTCAGGGCTAAGCCTCCGGCGGTTTTAGTCAAGGTGGCTGCCGGCTCGTCGTACGCTGACACCGTTCGTGCAGTAAGGAATAACAGCGAGGTGAACTTGGTTGAGCTGGGAGCTCAGGTTACTGGCATGCGCAAAACCAGGGATGGGCACTTGCTGGTTGAGTTAGCCAAAGGTGCGGGATCTGTAGTAGCAGCCCAGAAATTGTCGTCGGCCATAGCCACCAGGTTGGGTGATGCGGTTGGAGGAGTGTCACAGCTTAGCCAGTTTACTGTTGTTGAGATTGTTGACCTCGACGCAGTGACGACCGAGGGTGAGGTTCTTTCGGCATTGCGGGCGGCAATACCCGGATCCGAAGACGACCAAGCTGCAAATTGCGAACGACAGGCAGTTCAAATCACTGGCCTTTGGTCCACCAGGTCCGGCCAGCAAATTGCTACCGCCAGAATGACTAGAGCTTCTGCCGCTATTGTAACTCGCGTCCCTATTGGATGGACAATGTGCCGCGTTCGTCCTAGGCGTCCTGAACCCGAAAAGTGCTTTAGATGTCACGGATTCGGTCATCTGAGTGATAATTGCTCCGGGCCCGACTTATCGTTGAATTGCAGACGCTGTGGAGAACCAGGACACGAACTTAAAGACTGTTTGGCGGACAAGGACCGATGTGTTGCATGTGAGAGAGCAGGCATTGAACGTTTTGAACATAAGCCAGGTTCAGGTATGTGCAAAGCCAGGAAGGAGGCGCTCAAGTTACTTGCTGGGCACAATTCGCAAGCGCAGTCTTGGCGGGAAGCCAGCGGAGATGGATCACGCTCGAAGCAATGA
- the LOC113557670 gene encoding glyceraldehyde-3-phosphate dehydrogenase-like — protein MMVVQKIRRACNLPNVAINGFGRIGKCVLRLALQYNVNVVAVNEPSADAAAIAHSFKYDTVHGTYPGKVCVHENSLDINGSILKIYGEENPEKIKWNELPVDYVIDSTGRFTEVALAKKHMAAGVKKVIISAPSKDAPMFVKGVNFNEYKKCMEVVSNASCTTNCAAPLLNIINKKFGVENCLFTTVHAMTSSQAVLDKTKDRSAPGNIVHSSTGAAEAVGIVIPELKGKVTGDSIRVPTLDVSLLKLYINLKNSVKLEEIKCAIWETVTLCDNDMYSFIEDKTKLVSSDLIGHQYSAIVDFNQVSIIGGKFVTIGAWYDNEMGYSKRLIDLFNHMVKVDKDIADKK, from the exons ATGATGGTTGTGCAAAAAATACGACGAGCATGCAATTTACCCAATGTCGCAATTAATGGATTCGGTCGAATAGGAAAATGTGTACTCAGATTAGCCCTCCAGTATAACGTAAAT GTGGTTGCTGTGAACGAGCCGAGTGCCGATGCAGCGGCGATCGCGCACTCGTTCAAATACGACACGGTTCATGGGACGTATCCCGGGAAGGTTTGCGTACACGAGAACAGTCTCGACATCAATg GCAGTATCTTGAAAATATATGGAGAAGAAAACCCAGAAAAGATCAAGTGGAATGAATTACCGGTAGATTACGTGATAGATTCGACCGGAAGGTTCACCGAAGTCGCACTGGCCAAG aaacacATGGCTGCGGGAGTGAAAAAGGTGATTATCAGCGCGCCAAGCAAAGACGCACCTATGTTCGTGAAGGGCGTCAACTTCAATGAGTATAAAAAGTGTATGGAGGTAGTGTCAAATGCGTCGTGCACGACTAATTGTGCGGCACCgttgttgaatattataaacaaaaagttCGGCGTAGAAAACTGTCTCTTTACCACAGTTCATGCCATGACATCTAGTCAGGCTGTTCTTGACAAAACGAAAGAC AGGTCGGCCCCTGGAAACATTGTGCACAGCTCGACGGGCGCTGCGGAAGCCGTGGGAATCGTTATTCCTGAACTAAAAGGAAAAGTAACCGGTGACTCGATAAGAGTGCCCACACTGGACGTGTCGCTGCTGAAACTTTATATAAA ccTTAAAAATTCCGTGAAACTAGAGGAAATCAAGTGTGCGATCTGGGAAACTGTGACATTATGCGACAATGATATGTATTCCTTCATCGAAGATAAGACTAAACTCGTCAGTTCCGATCTCATTGGCCATCAGTATTCAGCAATAGTTGATTTCAACCAAGTGTCGATCATCGGCGGAAAATTCGTAACGATCGGTGCTTGGTATGACAACGAGATGGGCTATTCGAAAAGGCTTATAGATCTCTTCAATCATATGGTGAAAGTGGATAAAGATATAGCCGATAAGAAATGA